Proteins found in one Microbacterium sp. SSM24 genomic segment:
- a CDS encoding metal-dependent transcriptional regulator — MPSPAIDDYLKTIYHHTEWQSARITPSQLAAELGLAPSSVTEMVQKLAAQGLVTHRPYGPIALSDAGEKRAAAIIRRHRLIETWLVSEFGYAWDEVHDEAEVLEHAISDRLLEGIDERLGRPRFDPHGDAIPDASGHVERAPFVLLSEASAGHAGRVLRVSDRDPELLRAVEAAGVSVGAAVSVTDAATLRLGDVEVELPDAAGHAVWLSA, encoded by the coding sequence GTGCCCTCGCCCGCGATCGACGACTACCTGAAGACCATCTACCACCACACCGAGTGGCAGAGCGCGCGCATCACGCCGTCGCAGCTGGCCGCCGAGCTCGGGCTCGCACCGTCGAGCGTCACCGAGATGGTGCAGAAGCTCGCGGCGCAGGGCCTCGTCACCCACCGCCCCTACGGTCCCATCGCGCTCAGCGACGCCGGCGAGAAGCGGGCGGCGGCGATCATCCGACGCCACCGGCTCATCGAGACGTGGCTCGTGAGCGAGTTCGGGTACGCGTGGGACGAGGTGCACGACGAGGCCGAGGTGCTCGAGCACGCGATCAGCGACCGGCTCCTCGAGGGCATCGACGAACGGCTCGGAAGGCCCCGGTTCGATCCTCACGGCGATGCGATCCCGGATGCCTCCGGGCATGTCGAGCGCGCGCCGTTCGTGCTGCTCTCGGAGGCGTCGGCGGGGCACGCCGGACGCGTCCTGCGGGTGAGCGACCGCGACCCCGAGCTGCTCCGCGCCGTCGAGGCGGCCGGCGTCTCCGTGGGGGCGGCCGTGTCGGTGACGGATGCCGCGACCCTGCGCCTCGGAGACGTCGAGGTCGAGCTCCCGGACGCCGCGGGCCACGCCGTGTGGCTCAGCGCCTGA
- a CDS encoding Nramp family divalent metal transporter, translating into MPKSSTAVDVAASARSTSVPRAAWLIGPALVAGVAYLDPGNVASNMTAGAVYGYLLVWVVVLGNVMAWLIQYLSAKLGIVTGRSLPETLGTRIRNRWGRRAYWLQAELVAMATDIAEVIGGAVALNLLFGVPLLWGGLITGTVSIILLLVQSRRGAKTFEFVVIGLVVIIAIGFTYGVFVAPPDPAGVVGGLVPRFEDSGSVLLAASILGATIMPHAIYAHSALARDRFAPAAASAADRPVRGTAPEFGDEGPGARVPAPLEELRGIPTARLLRATKWDVTIAMLIAGTVNLCILLLAAANLAGVPGTDTLEGAYAALYAGLGPAVATLFAVGLLASGLASTSVGAYAGAEIMHGLLHIRVPLIARRLVTLIPALVILGIGVDPTLALVLSQVVLSFGIPFALIPLVALTAKADVLGRFRNRALTTVAGVAASVFLIALNAILLWLVLTGS; encoded by the coding sequence GTGCCGAAAAGTTCCACCGCCGTCGACGTCGCGGCGAGCGCCCGCTCGACCTCTGTTCCGCGTGCGGCGTGGCTGATCGGGCCTGCGCTCGTCGCGGGTGTCGCGTACCTCGACCCGGGCAACGTCGCCAGCAACATGACCGCCGGAGCGGTGTACGGCTACCTCCTGGTGTGGGTGGTGGTGCTCGGCAACGTGATGGCGTGGCTGATCCAGTACCTCTCCGCGAAGCTCGGGATCGTCACCGGCCGCAGCCTGCCGGAGACGCTCGGCACCCGGATCCGCAATCGCTGGGGCCGCCGCGCGTACTGGCTGCAGGCCGAGCTCGTCGCGATGGCGACCGACATCGCCGAGGTCATCGGAGGGGCGGTCGCCCTCAACCTGCTGTTCGGCGTGCCGCTGCTGTGGGGCGGGCTGATCACGGGCACCGTGTCGATCATCCTCCTGCTCGTGCAGTCGCGCCGCGGGGCGAAGACGTTCGAGTTCGTCGTCATCGGACTCGTCGTGATCATCGCGATCGGCTTCACGTACGGCGTCTTCGTCGCGCCGCCCGACCCGGCCGGCGTCGTGGGCGGTCTGGTGCCGCGCTTCGAGGATTCCGGCTCGGTGCTGCTCGCGGCATCCATCCTCGGCGCCACGATCATGCCGCACGCCATCTATGCGCACAGTGCGCTGGCACGAGACCGCTTCGCGCCCGCCGCGGCGTCCGCGGCGGACCGCCCCGTGCGCGGGACGGCGCCGGAGTTCGGCGACGAGGGACCGGGCGCCCGGGTTCCCGCGCCGCTCGAGGAGCTGCGCGGCATCCCGACCGCCCGGCTGCTGCGAGCGACGAAATGGGACGTGACGATCGCGATGCTCATCGCGGGCACGGTGAACCTCTGCATCCTGCTACTCGCGGCGGCCAACCTCGCCGGCGTTCCCGGCACCGACACCCTCGAGGGCGCCTACGCGGCGCTGTACGCGGGTCTCGGACCCGCGGTCGCGACCCTCTTCGCCGTGGGACTGCTCGCGAGCGGCCTGGCATCCACGTCGGTCGGCGCGTACGCGGGCGCCGAGATCATGCACGGACTGCTGCACATCCGCGTGCCCCTCATCGCCCGTCGCCTGGTCACGCTGATCCCGGCGCTCGTGATCCTCGGCATCGGCGTCGACCCGACCCTCGCGCTGGTGCTCAGCCAGGTGGTGCTGTCATTCGGCATCCCGTTCGCCCTCATCCCGCTCGTCGCGCTGACCGCGAAGGCCGATGTGCTCGGCCGGTTCCGCAACCGCGCGCTCACGACGGTCGCGGGGGTCGCGGCATCCGTGTTCCTCATCGCCCTGAACGCGATCCTGCTGTGGCTGGTGCTGACGGGCTCGTGA
- a CDS encoding TrmH family RNA methyltransferase → MTEPTPDEPTLPHGVGPWPGGPDAWPDDPRYDRELLAHGDTRNVVDAFRYWTMDAIVADLDAHRHGFHVAIENWQHDMNIGSIVRSANAFLAAEVHIIGNRRWNRRGAMVTDRYQHVRHHETLAAFQEWADAASLPILAIDNVDGSVALDRADLPERCVLLFGQEGPGLSPEALAAASAVIEITQYGSTRSINASAAGAVVMYEWCRRWA, encoded by the coding sequence GTGACCGAGCCGACCCCCGACGAGCCCACGCTGCCCCACGGGGTCGGACCCTGGCCCGGCGGTCCGGATGCCTGGCCCGACGACCCGCGCTACGACCGCGAGCTCCTCGCGCACGGCGACACCCGCAACGTCGTCGACGCCTTCCGCTACTGGACGATGGACGCGATCGTCGCCGACCTCGACGCCCACCGCCACGGGTTCCATGTCGCCATCGAGAACTGGCAGCACGACATGAACATCGGCTCGATCGTGCGCAGCGCCAACGCGTTCCTCGCCGCCGAGGTGCACATCATCGGAAACCGCCGCTGGAACCGCCGCGGCGCGATGGTGACCGACCGGTACCAGCACGTACGCCACCACGAGACCCTCGCCGCATTCCAGGAATGGGCGGATGCCGCGTCCCTCCCCATCCTCGCGATCGACAACGTCGACGGCTCGGTCGCGCTCGACCGCGCCGACCTCCCCGAGCGGTGCGTGCTGCTCTTCGGGCAGGAGGGGCCGGGACTCTCGCCGGAGGCACTGGCCGCAGCATCCGCCGTCATCGAGATCACCCAGTACGGCTCCACCCGCTCCATCAACGCGAGCGCCGCCGGTGCCGTCGTGATGTACGAGTGGTGCCGCCGCTGGGCGTGA
- a CDS encoding MATE family efflux transporter — protein MTSHPQTLNRDILRLAVPALGALIAEPLFLIVDSALVGHLGVVPLAGLGIASAVLQTIVGLMVFLAYSTTPAVARRFGAGDPTRAVSVGIDGLWLALGLGTVLALVGWFATPFLVGLFGATPVVTDQAEIYLGISMWGLPAMLIVFAATGLLRGMQDTVTPLWIAGIGFGANALLNWLFIYGFGWGIAGSAVGTVAAQWGMVAAYVLVIGRLARRHAASVRPHRDGVRGSARSGGWLFLRTVSLRVALLATVAVATALGTDELAGWQVAFTIFSTAAFALDALAIAAQALIGKGLGADDLPLVKRVLGRTLAWGAWFGVIVGVVIGVFSGGIGLLFTGDPAIAALVQPALIVLAIAQPLCGVVFVLDGVLIGAGDAKYLAVAGLLNLVPYIPALVLVAAIHPSGAAGLAWLAVAFFGVYMLARLATLGWRVRGTAWTTIPA, from the coding sequence GTGACGAGCCACCCGCAGACGCTGAACCGCGACATCCTCCGGCTCGCCGTCCCCGCGCTCGGCGCGCTGATCGCGGAGCCGCTGTTCCTCATCGTGGACTCGGCCCTCGTGGGTCACCTGGGCGTCGTGCCGCTGGCCGGCCTCGGCATCGCGTCCGCCGTGCTCCAGACGATCGTCGGGCTCATGGTGTTCCTCGCGTACTCGACGACCCCGGCCGTCGCGCGGCGATTCGGCGCGGGCGATCCGACCCGGGCCGTGTCGGTCGGCATCGACGGCCTGTGGCTCGCGCTGGGGCTGGGCACCGTCCTCGCCCTCGTCGGATGGTTCGCGACGCCGTTCCTCGTCGGCCTGTTCGGGGCGACGCCCGTCGTGACGGACCAGGCCGAGATCTATCTCGGCATCTCGATGTGGGGACTGCCCGCGATGCTGATCGTGTTCGCCGCGACGGGGCTCCTGCGCGGCATGCAGGACACCGTGACGCCGCTGTGGATCGCCGGCATCGGCTTCGGCGCCAACGCACTGCTCAACTGGCTCTTCATCTACGGGTTCGGCTGGGGCATCGCCGGCTCCGCCGTCGGCACCGTCGCCGCGCAGTGGGGCATGGTCGCCGCGTACGTGCTCGTCATCGGTCGCCTCGCGCGCCGGCACGCGGCATCCGTCCGCCCTCATCGGGACGGCGTGCGGGGCTCGGCGCGCTCCGGCGGGTGGCTCTTCCTGCGCACGGTGTCGCTGCGCGTCGCCCTGCTCGCGACGGTGGCCGTGGCGACCGCGCTCGGCACCGACGAGCTCGCCGGCTGGCAGGTCGCGTTCACCATCTTCTCGACGGCGGCCTTCGCGCTCGACGCTCTCGCGATCGCCGCACAGGCGCTCATCGGCAAGGGCCTCGGCGCCGACGACCTGCCGCTCGTGAAACGCGTGCTCGGCCGGACCCTGGCGTGGGGCGCGTGGTTCGGGGTGATCGTGGGCGTCGTGATCGGCGTGTTCTCGGGCGGCATCGGACTGCTCTTCACCGGGGATCCGGCGATCGCGGCCCTCGTGCAGCCGGCGCTGATCGTGCTCGCGATCGCGCAGCCGCTGTGCGGAGTGGTGTTCGTCCTCGACGGAGTGCTCATCGGCGCGGGAGACGCCAAGTATCTCGCCGTCGCGGGCCTGCTCAACCTCGTGCCGTACATTCCCGCGCTCGTGCTCGTGGCGGCGATCCATCCGAGCGGCGCCGCCGGCCTGGCCTGGCTGGCGGTGGCGTTCTTCGGCGTCTACATGCTGGCGCGGCTGGCGACGCTCGGCTGGCGCGTGCGCGGCACGGCCTGGACGACCATCCCCGCTTAG
- a CDS encoding M13 family metallopeptidase → MTDAPRTGLALDELSDEIRPQDDLFRHVNGAWLDRTDIPDDKARWGSFHLIAEQAEKDVHAIVEESQAAEAGTEARKIGDLYTSFMDTARISELGAAPLADHLARVDAVSDIPSFLRTVGELERDGVAGLVHVYIEPDPGNPQRYVPFFIQGGLSLPDESYYRLENFEATRIAYRAHVQKMLELAGVAEAAASADRIFALETELATHHWDNVKSRDAVATYNLKPWSEVQELVGVDLGPWVAGVAPEHGDAFAEVNVYQPSFVEGLGSLLTEERLEDWKAWLRWSIVHGAAAFLSDDFVDENFAFYGTQLTGVPVNRERWKRGVGLAEAAMGEAIGRVYVERHFPPAAKDAMDELVANLIEAYRQSITDLEWMSPETRERALAKLDAFTPKIGYPVRWKDYGTLEVDPADLVGNVHRAHVWEHDRQLAKVGQPIDRDEWYMTPQTVNAYYNPLMNEIVFPAAILQYPFFEADRDAAANYGGIGAVIGHEIGHGFDDQGSRFDGDGSLRDWWTDDDRAAFEERTKNLIAQYDTLTPEGLGEDYKVNGALTIGENIGDLGGLGIALKAYEISLGGAEAPVLDGYTGVQRLLLSWGQIWQQKGRDAETIRLLTIDPHSPNEFRCNQIVRNIDAFYDAFDVSESDALWLDKEQRVTIW, encoded by the coding sequence ATGACCGACGCCCCCCGTACCGGTCTCGCGCTCGACGAGCTCAGCGACGAGATCCGCCCGCAGGACGACCTGTTCCGTCACGTCAACGGCGCGTGGCTGGACCGTACCGACATCCCCGACGACAAGGCGAGGTGGGGGTCGTTCCACCTCATCGCCGAGCAGGCCGAGAAGGACGTCCACGCGATCGTCGAGGAGTCGCAGGCCGCCGAGGCGGGCACCGAGGCCCGCAAGATCGGAGACCTCTACACGAGCTTCATGGACACGGCGCGCATCTCCGAGCTGGGCGCCGCGCCGCTGGCCGATCACCTCGCCCGCGTCGACGCCGTGAGCGACATCCCGTCGTTCCTGCGCACGGTCGGCGAGCTCGAGCGCGACGGCGTGGCGGGACTGGTGCACGTCTACATCGAGCCCGACCCCGGCAACCCGCAGCGCTACGTGCCCTTCTTCATCCAGGGCGGGCTGTCGCTCCCCGATGAGAGCTACTACCGTCTCGAGAACTTCGAGGCCACGCGCATCGCGTACCGCGCGCACGTGCAGAAGATGCTCGAGCTGGCGGGCGTGGCCGAGGCCGCGGCATCCGCCGATCGCATCTTCGCGCTCGAGACCGAGCTCGCCACCCACCACTGGGACAACGTGAAGAGCCGCGACGCGGTCGCGACGTACAACCTGAAGCCGTGGTCCGAGGTGCAGGAGCTCGTCGGCGTCGACCTCGGCCCCTGGGTCGCCGGCGTCGCGCCCGAGCACGGCGACGCGTTCGCCGAGGTCAACGTCTACCAGCCGAGCTTCGTCGAGGGCCTCGGGTCGCTGCTCACGGAGGAGCGCCTCGAGGACTGGAAGGCGTGGCTGCGCTGGTCGATCGTCCACGGCGCCGCGGCCTTCCTCTCCGACGACTTCGTCGACGAGAACTTCGCCTTCTACGGCACGCAGCTCACCGGCGTCCCGGTGAACCGCGAGCGGTGGAAGCGGGGCGTCGGCCTCGCCGAGGCCGCGATGGGCGAGGCGATCGGGCGGGTGTACGTCGAGCGCCACTTCCCGCCGGCGGCGAAGGACGCGATGGACGAGCTCGTCGCGAACCTCATCGAGGCGTACCGGCAGTCCATCACCGACCTGGAGTGGATGAGCCCCGAGACCCGCGAGCGCGCGCTCGCCAAGCTCGACGCGTTCACGCCGAAGATCGGCTACCCCGTCCGGTGGAAGGACTACGGCACGCTCGAGGTCGACCCGGCCGACCTGGTCGGCAACGTCCACCGTGCGCACGTGTGGGAGCACGACCGGCAGCTCGCCAAGGTCGGTCAGCCGATCGACCGCGACGAGTGGTACATGACGCCGCAGACGGTCAACGCGTACTACAACCCCCTCATGAACGAGATCGTGTTCCCCGCGGCGATCCTGCAGTACCCCTTCTTCGAGGCCGATCGCGACGCGGCCGCCAACTACGGCGGCATCGGCGCGGTGATCGGGCACGAGATCGGCCACGGATTCGACGACCAGGGGAGCCGCTTCGACGGCGACGGCTCGCTGCGCGACTGGTGGACCGACGACGACCGTGCCGCGTTCGAGGAGCGCACGAAGAACCTCATCGCCCAGTACGACACGCTCACGCCCGAGGGCCTCGGCGAGGACTACAAGGTCAACGGCGCGCTCACGATCGGCGAGAACATCGGCGACCTCGGCGGCCTCGGCATCGCGCTGAAGGCCTACGAGATCTCGCTGGGCGGTGCCGAGGCACCGGTGCTCGATGGCTACACCGGCGTGCAGCGGCTGCTGCTGAGCTGGGGTCAGATCTGGCAGCAGAAGGGCCGGGATGCCGAGACCATCCGTCTGCTGACGATCGACCCGCACTCGCCGAACGAGTTCCGCTGCAACCAGATCGTCCGCAACATCGACGCGTTCTACGACGCGTTCGACGTGTCGGAGTCCGACGCGCTGTGGCTCGACAAGGAGCAGCGCGTCACCATCTGGTGA